Proteins encoded together in one Sceloporus undulatus isolate JIND9_A2432 ecotype Alabama chromosome 4, SceUnd_v1.1, whole genome shotgun sequence window:
- the LOC121929792 gene encoding uncharacterized protein LOC121929792 isoform X2 encodes MSSQVTRKNHSGKPGARPFSAPTYLKSKPTDQRGNLQALDGGFMILKLKPKLKPAHSAMEVQKKRVPEPQITNYFTAELQSTQDQQTMATEEKDDYLSTEKSTVTDVGRNQGPQDLEQERKVKFCPNGNLSDALNGSSLLKDNLTNEGEKTEKTFIHSEDTLLKKKKLPVPLCIEDEIEKPNAKVIRVGSPKAKSQIPVKMSESFPIFIHNGGYMENYVLNRWLALYRNKAFYDMNKRGEGCMHLNPVLQNNYNESIAIIGSKKPPNLTVKRKKKPTLSGKPKRITIQILSVEKARCNVCASSKKETQFVQKTGASVTRTINSNIVTERNSTWNMPTFSKDTLMIQGVNLKSAEYPDTSSSSLISRMKSQLPINSVEDVRRKGRMIFVDYIPISKPLPIHRPGDEVSPIYDPTKTNPGETNKSFVCHQDMFDQRPFQDGNRAADMELIALQRKSLIQEGRKGSRRRLTSSASLKGFSLRFQKLGNRATRSEEQYIMPTHSEVISIPTAQFETTESHRDQSMQDFNDNL; translated from the exons ATGTCTTCACAAGTAACTAGGAAAAATCACTCTGGAAAACCTGGTGCAAGACCATTTAGTGCTCCAACCTACTTGAAATCTAAACCAACTGACCAGAGAg gTAACCTTCAGGCTTTAGATGGAGGCTTTATGATCCTGAAGCTAAAGCCAAAGCTTAAACCTGCTCATTCTGCCATGGAGGTTCAGAAGAAAAGAGTACCCGAG CCACAAATCACCAATTATTTCACTGCAGAACTGCAAAGTACTCAGGACCAACAGACAATGGCCACAGAGGAAAAAG ATGATTATTTATCAACAGAAAAATCCACTGTTACTGATGTGGGAAGAAATCAAGGCCCTCAGGATCTGGAACAGGAGAGAAAAGTCAAATTCTGTCCAAATGGTAACTTATCAGATGCCCTGAATGGAAG cagtcTTCTCAAAGATAATTTAACCAATGAGGGAGAAAAGACTGAGAAGACTTTTATCCACTCTGAGGACACActtctgaaaaagaagaaactcCCAGTCCCTTTGTGCATTGAAGATGAAATAGAGAAACCAAATGCCAAAGTAATCAGAGTTGGCAGTCCAAAAGCAAAAAGCCAAATTCCTGTG aAAATGAGTGAATCATTTCCCATCTTTATTCACAATGGAGGATACATGGAGAATTATGTTCTAAATCGATGGCTTGCTTTatatagaaataaagcattttacgACATGAATAAGAGGGGTGAAGGTTGTATGCATCTAAATCCTGTTCTACAAAATAACTACAATGAATCCATTGCAATAATTGGAAGTAAAAAACCTCCTAATCTAActgtaaaaaggaagaaaaagcccACATTGTCTGGGAAACCAAAACGCATTACCATTCAGATTTTATCTGTGGAGAAAGCACGCTGCAATGTCTGTGCAAGTTCTAAGAAAGAGACACAATTTGTTCAGAAAACTGGTGCAAGTGTGACTAGAACTATTAACAGTAACATTGTAACAGAGAGGAATAGCACATGGAATATGCCTACATTTAGCAAAGATACACTTATGATACAGGGAGTGAATCTTAAAAGTGCTGAATACCCAGACACTTCATCTAGCAGTCTCATTTCAAGAATGAAATCCCAACTTCCAATAAATTCTGTTGAAGATGTCCGTAGGAAAGGTAGAATGATTTTTGTGGACTACATACCCATCTCAAAGCCACTTCCAATCCACAGGCCTGGTGATGAAGTCTCACCAATATATGATCCCACTAAAACCAACCCCGGTGAGACCAACAAATCTTTCGTGTGTCACCAGGATATGTTTGACCAGAGACCCTTCCAGGATGGAAACAGGGCAGCTGACATGGAACTCATAGCACTGCAGAGAAAATCTCTAATCCAAGAAGGCAGAAAGGGTTCAAGGAGAAGGCTTACCTCATCAGCATCACTAAAGGGCTTCAGTCTTAGGTTCCAGAAACTAGGTAACAGGGCTACGCGTTCCGAAGAGCAGTACATTATGCCCACTCACTCAGAAGTTATAAGTATACCAACAGCACAGTTTGAAACCACTGAATCCCATAGAGATCAGAGTATGCAGGACTTTAATGACAATTTATAG
- the LOC121929792 gene encoding uncharacterized protein LOC121929792 isoform X1, which yields MAQRVLLKLDVMKQYEKKRLRKYDMIECQSLGKIQLNPYVRTPLTFDFKMGYESSGPVKPAISAMPSYHHVIQNGQSTVQQGQRPMSSQVTRKNHSGKPGARPFSAPTYLKSKPTDQRGNLQALDGGFMILKLKPKLKPAHSAMEVQKKRVPEPQITNYFTAELQSTQDQQTMATEEKDDYLSTEKSTVTDVGRNQGPQDLEQERKVKFCPNGNLSDALNGSSLLKDNLTNEGEKTEKTFIHSEDTLLKKKKLPVPLCIEDEIEKPNAKVIRVGSPKAKSQIPVKMSESFPIFIHNGGYMENYVLNRWLALYRNKAFYDMNKRGEGCMHLNPVLQNNYNESIAIIGSKKPPNLTVKRKKKPTLSGKPKRITIQILSVEKARCNVCASSKKETQFVQKTGASVTRTINSNIVTERNSTWNMPTFSKDTLMIQGVNLKSAEYPDTSSSSLISRMKSQLPINSVEDVRRKGRMIFVDYIPISKPLPIHRPGDEVSPIYDPTKTNPGETNKSFVCHQDMFDQRPFQDGNRAADMELIALQRKSLIQEGRKGSRRRLTSSASLKGFSLRFQKLGNRATRSEEQYIMPTHSEVISIPTAQFETTESHRDQSMQDFNDNL from the exons tgccaAAGCCTTGGGAAAATACAGTTGAACCCTTATGTGAGAACTCCATTGACATTTGACTTTAAAATGGGATATGAATCATCTGGCCCTGTAAAACCAGCAATTTCAGCAATGCCATCTTATCACCATGTTATACAAAATGGTCAAAGCACAGTGCAGCAGGGGCAAAG GCCGATGTCTTCACAAGTAACTAGGAAAAATCACTCTGGAAAACCTGGTGCAAGACCATTTAGTGCTCCAACCTACTTGAAATCTAAACCAACTGACCAGAGAg gTAACCTTCAGGCTTTAGATGGAGGCTTTATGATCCTGAAGCTAAAGCCAAAGCTTAAACCTGCTCATTCTGCCATGGAGGTTCAGAAGAAAAGAGTACCCGAG CCACAAATCACCAATTATTTCACTGCAGAACTGCAAAGTACTCAGGACCAACAGACAATGGCCACAGAGGAAAAAG ATGATTATTTATCAACAGAAAAATCCACTGTTACTGATGTGGGAAGAAATCAAGGCCCTCAGGATCTGGAACAGGAGAGAAAAGTCAAATTCTGTCCAAATGGTAACTTATCAGATGCCCTGAATGGAAG cagtcTTCTCAAAGATAATTTAACCAATGAGGGAGAAAAGACTGAGAAGACTTTTATCCACTCTGAGGACACActtctgaaaaagaagaaactcCCAGTCCCTTTGTGCATTGAAGATGAAATAGAGAAACCAAATGCCAAAGTAATCAGAGTTGGCAGTCCAAAAGCAAAAAGCCAAATTCCTGTG aAAATGAGTGAATCATTTCCCATCTTTATTCACAATGGAGGATACATGGAGAATTATGTTCTAAATCGATGGCTTGCTTTatatagaaataaagcattttacgACATGAATAAGAGGGGTGAAGGTTGTATGCATCTAAATCCTGTTCTACAAAATAACTACAATGAATCCATTGCAATAATTGGAAGTAAAAAACCTCCTAATCTAActgtaaaaaggaagaaaaagcccACATTGTCTGGGAAACCAAAACGCATTACCATTCAGATTTTATCTGTGGAGAAAGCACGCTGCAATGTCTGTGCAAGTTCTAAGAAAGAGACACAATTTGTTCAGAAAACTGGTGCAAGTGTGACTAGAACTATTAACAGTAACATTGTAACAGAGAGGAATAGCACATGGAATATGCCTACATTTAGCAAAGATACACTTATGATACAGGGAGTGAATCTTAAAAGTGCTGAATACCCAGACACTTCATCTAGCAGTCTCATTTCAAGAATGAAATCCCAACTTCCAATAAATTCTGTTGAAGATGTCCGTAGGAAAGGTAGAATGATTTTTGTGGACTACATACCCATCTCAAAGCCACTTCCAATCCACAGGCCTGGTGATGAAGTCTCACCAATATATGATCCCACTAAAACCAACCCCGGTGAGACCAACAAATCTTTCGTGTGTCACCAGGATATGTTTGACCAGAGACCCTTCCAGGATGGAAACAGGGCAGCTGACATGGAACTCATAGCACTGCAGAGAAAATCTCTAATCCAAGAAGGCAGAAAGGGTTCAAGGAGAAGGCTTACCTCATCAGCATCACTAAAGGGCTTCAGTCTTAGGTTCCAGAAACTAGGTAACAGGGCTACGCGTTCCGAAGAGCAGTACATTATGCCCACTCACTCAGAAGTTATAAGTATACCAACAGCACAGTTTGAAACCACTGAATCCCATAGAGATCAGAGTATGCAGGACTTTAATGACAATTTATAG